The genomic region GCTGTCGTCAGCGCTGCGCTTGCTTGTCGATGCCTCCGTGCCCACCCCACAGGTCCTCGAAGACTTGGCAGACAAGGACGCCGAGCATTCGCTCGAGGATATCGCCGCAGGCTTGCGCGACTACGCCCCATCGGAGACCGATGAGGAAGAAGAGCAAGAGCCAATTGAGGCACTGCCAGTCACCGAAGAGCCTTTGGCACGCGAGGACATCCCGGAGGAAACCGCGGGCTTTGGCGCACGCAGTTACTCCAACGTCACCGCGGTTGTTATCGGTGCGGCAGTAGTCTTCTTCGTCGTGCTCATGGCGGCACTCACGACATGGGTGACCTCATTGATTGGTCAGTCGTCTGAGTCCAACCCAGTAGCCAGCGCACCGCTCGAAAGCAGCGAGGCGGCACAACCCACGCTGGCGACATCGCCACCAGTGATGCTGCCGATGAAGGCTGCCATCGAGGTACCTACCGGTCGCATCGTGCCGGAAGCAGTCGATGATGATCGCGACACCGAGTGGAGCGCTGACAGCGCAGGCACCGGCATTGTGGTCAGCTCCGAAGATTCTGCGCAGCTGCGCGACGTACTGATTTCCCACGAGGATTCCTCCGGGACGGATATTGTTATCTACGGAGTCAATGCCAGCGATTTCACCGCTTCACAGTTCAATGCGGATGATTTGGCGGTGCTGGGATCCGGGACCTTATCGCGTGGCCGCACCGCCATTGAATTAGATGAGGAGCCGACGTCTTATGACTCCGTCATCATCTGGGTCACTGATATTCCAAAGGGCAAAAAGGCCAATGTCACGGAGGTAGAACTCACCGGTGTCATCACCGGGGCTGCCTCCACCGATGACCCTGAAGAGGCCATCGGCGAGGAATAAACTCCAAGGACACTCAAGTAAGAAGAAGGGCCGGTGCTACGCAATCGCGTGGCACCGGCCCTTCGTCGTGCAACCCCTTAATTTAGAGAAGTGGCACGTCCTTGACTACTTCTTGGATTGCTAGAACCTGGCGCGGAATAAACTCTGCGAGGTTAAAGCCCACCAGTTCGATGTCTTGTTGCGTTGAGACCGCGGAGATAATGGCCTGCACCTGATTCTTGGTCAAACCTCCAGATTCAGCTCCCATACCGAGGTGGTATTCCGCGCTGTCGATGCTGTCGACATCCACGTGCAGCACAAACTTGCTGCAGCCAGTAGCCTTGAGCCATTCAACGACGGCCTCGGGGGAGCTTCGCAGCTCATCAGGGGAGAGCAGCTTGATGACCCACTCCTGAACATTTTCATATTCATCGTCGTTCCACGAATGCGTGCCGGCCAGCAACACGCGCTCGGGGCTGATGGTCTGCGGCAGTTCCTTTAAGAGCTCTTCATCGCCGTGACCGGTCAAATGAGCCAGTGCCATATCGTGGTAGCCCTGGTAGTTGCCGCCGGGAGTGGAGCAATCTGGGTGCGAGTCCAGCCAAATAATGGCCAGATCATCGTCATATTTCGCGGCCAAATGCGCGACCGAGGGCACGGCCACCGAGCAATCACCACCGAAGGTAGTAATGCGGTCCGGGTCCTGTTCGGCGATGCGCGCAGTCGCCGCGCGCAAGTTCTCTAATACCGCGCTGCGTGATTCAATTCCACGGTCCACGCCGGTGTCATAGCCCACGACGGGCACGACCACGGTTTCATCTGCTTCACCTGGGAAAATGGCGTTGAGGATGGTCGGTCCCACCTCGTAGCCGTGCCGGACTGATTCGCGTTGTAAATCGCCGGTAAATTCCGCTGCATAGTCAACGCCGCAGGCCTGCCACTGTGGGAAGACCACGCGAAGAGATTTGCCATTGGTGGTGTGAGACATGATCAAAGACCTTTCACTAGATTAAAAGTGTTGTTCTGACTTACTAGGACGTATGAAGTGGCTGCAGCAGTTCTGCCTCTTTGATGGTGGCTAGCCCACCTGTTGCTGCAGGGGCGAACGGCGCGTCGACCTCGATCCCGTCATGGACGCGAATCGGCCAGTCAGGGTTTGCCAGCGCTGCCTTGCCGATGGCCACTAGGTCGGCATCGCCACGGCGTAGTAGGGAAGTAGCACTCTCACCGGTATCAATGTGCCCGTTGGCAATGACCGTCAGGTTTGGCGCGGCCTGCTTCGCCAAGGCAGCCAAGGATCGTTCATCTTCGTCAGGGAATGCCGGTGCCTCGGCCTTCCATTCCGTGGTGTGGATATAATCCACACCCGACTGCGCCAAGCTGCCAAAGATCGTGAGCGCTTCGTCTACTCCGCCGGCCCAACGGTGGTGGGCATCGCTGACTTTGCCCTGGGATATCCGGATTCCGACGAGGAAATCCTCACCGACAGCAGCCCGGACTCGTTGTGCGGTTTCTACGGCAAAGCGCACCCGGTTGCTGGGGTTTCCGCCGTAATGATCGGTGCGTTGGTTGAGGTAATCGGTTAAGAATGCATCAATCAAATATCCATTAGCGCCGTGAAGTTCCACGCCATCAAAACCGGCATCACGTGCCCGCAGCGCGGAATCGACAAAAGCCTGCTGGACATTGTCAATGTCTTCTTGCGTCATCTCTTGCGGCACCACATAAGGGCCCTCACCGCGATACATGCTCAACTGCTCACCGCGAGCAGGGATATTGGAAGGTGCAAAGAGTCGTTGCGAGTGTGGGTTCCCCTGACTTTGTGGTCCGGAGTGTTGTAACTGTGCCACCACCGCAGCACCTTCGGTATGCAGTGCACTGACCAACGCACGCCATGCTTCCACGTGTTTCGGCGTCGCCATTCCTGGTTGATGAAGGTATGTCTGGCTTTCCGCCGTGTCGATGTAGGAGCCTTCGGTGATAATCAAGCCGAAGCCACCGGCAGCAAATCGGCTGTAGTAGGTGAGCATCTGCTCATTGACGCATCCGTCAGCATCGGCGCTGATCCTGGTCATCGGTGCTAACACCGCTCTGTTTTTGAGCTTTAATGATCCGATATCCACCTGGTCAAATAGCAATTCAGTCTTCCTTTCCGTCGACGATATACTCAGGTTAAAACCTGACATCGATGTCAGGTGCAAGTCTTAGAGGAAAGAAGATTCATGCGCATTGGAGAATTATCTGATTTAACTGGGGTCAGCCCACGTTCCCTGCGGTATTACGAAGAGCAAGGATTACTTGTTTCTACGCGCACCTCGGGCGGGCAGCGGGTCTATCCCGACAGTGCCGTCGATCGGGTAAATCGGATCCAAGCCCTGTACCAAGCTGGCCTTAATAGCTCTACCATCTACGAGATCTTGCCCTGCATGCGTGACAGCGACGGATACCCTTCGGAAATCGCTGATGAACAACTAACCAAGGATCTGCACCGGGAGAGAGACCGCATCCTTCAGCAAATCGCGGCACAAAAAGAAACACTCAAGGCACTGGATCAAGTTATTCGCAACGCTGATCTCGATCGCACAAAACAATAGACACTCAAGACAGGCCATGACCGCTTTTGCGGGCAGATCTGCCGACTCTCTGTGAATTGCTGTCTCGCCCTGAAAGAAGCACTCGTCACAATTATGATGTGAGTCGGAGTCTGCCGGAGAAAGAACATGAAGATCATCCGGAGGCACGCACTCCACAAAGCAGTCAGATTACCGGAACAACACCGTCATTTTCTACGATTTTCAAAATACTTCACCATTACTACCTGCATCTTTAATTATTTTTTAGTTAAAGGTTGACGCAATAACAAACTAATGCCATAATGATTGTTGTTGCGTCAACAAAGATTGATGCTGAAGCATAAGTGAGATCATCTCAAGCAACTACTTAGGAGTACACAATGTCTAACTTCACCGGTTCTTACACCCTGGACCCAGCCCACACCGTTATCGGTTTCGTAGCTCGCCACGCAATGGTTACCAAGGTCCGCGGCAAGTTCAACGATTGGGATGCCAAGATTGAGGTTGCAGACACCCCAGCAGATTCCACCATTGAGGTAGTCATCAAGACTGCTTCTGTAGACACTGGCAACGCTGACCGTGACGCTCACGTTCGCGGCGATGACTTCTTTAATTCCGAAGAATTCCCAGAAATGACCTTCAAGGCAACTGACTTCAACATCGACGAGAATGGCGATGGCACCCTCACCGGTGACCTGACCATCCGTGAGACCACCAAGTCGGTCACCTTGGATATTGAGACCGAAGGCATCGCCGAGGACCCATTCGGCAACACCCGTGTTGGCTTTGAAGCTAAGACCTCGATCAACCGCACCGAGTTCGGCTTGAACTTCAACGCTCCACTGAACACCGGCGGCGTCCTTGTTTCCGAAAAGATCACCATCGAGATCGAGGGTTCTGCAATCAAGAACTCTTAATCTAGCCTTTCCGTGCCAACTGGCACTGAAATAACTTCATAAAACTAAGGCCGTAGCCAGCGAGATGTTTCGCTGGCTACGGCCTTTTTATCTCTCACCTGCGGGTCACAAATGAACGGTCAACGCCTGTTCATCTAAAACGGAAGGGGAGCGGTGCGCCGAAACGTTATGAGGGATTGACGGAAGAGTTAATAGCCCAGCTGATGCCAAAGCGGTCGCGAACGTGCCCGTAGAGCTCGCCCCAGGGCGCAATCTCAAGTGGCAGTACCACTTCGCCACCGGTGGAAATGAACTTTTCCCAGTAGTCGCGAGCTTCGGTTTCATCATCACAGATCAGCAGTAGAGAATACGGCGTGCCGTCCAATCCTGGTGCTGATTCCTCCATGGCGTCACCGCCGGCAATTGAGACCACGCCGGAATCCAAAGTGGCATTCGCAACGGCATCAGGATTGATCTCAAAGGGAAATTCGTCGACCTTATCGGCTGGGAATTCACCATAGGTCAGCATGGTGAGATCGCCGCCGAACAGGGAGTGGTAGTACTCGAATGCCTCTTTCGCGGTACCTGGAAAACTGATGTAAGTATAAGATTTTACGGACATTGCCACCCTCCAGTGGATGAGTCGGAACGGCTCGGCATGAGTCGCATGGCATTAATTGTACTGACGGCAACCTCGGAGCAGAAGAAGAAAGTGTGCCCAGCGTCATATCCGGTCTGCCATGGGTCCTACAATGGCAGGCATGTCCCAAGCCAATCTCACGCATACAGAAGCTCAGTTCCGCGCTCAGGCACTTACTCTTAGCACCTATTACCTGCACCTAGATCTATCGCAGGCAGCCGATCACGATCAGAAGACTTATCCGGTGACCAGCCGCATTGAGTTCACAACGGCAGAACCTGATCTATTCCTTGATTATCTCGGGGCGGAAGTAGCCTCTATTACCGTCAATGACAGCCCGGTGGAGGTCGATTTCCGTGATGGTCGGATCTATCTCCGTAATCTTCCCACTGATCAGCCCGTAACGGTAGACATCGCCAGCTCATCGAACTTTTCTCGCAGTGGGCAAGGCTTGCACCGCATGCTCGATACCGCTGATGGCAAGACTTATCTTTATTCGCATCTGGAACCTTCTGATGCCCGCCGCATTTTCCCCTGCTTTGAACAACCGGATCTCAAAGCTCGGTTTCACGTGAAACTTTCGGCGTCAGCCGATTGGGCAATCCTTTCCAATCAACCTGAGGTCAGCCGGAAGACCATCGCGGCAGAAGGTGGGGAAGTGGCAACCGTGGAGTTTGCACCGTCGCCACCGCTATCGACGTACCTGACCTCCTTTGCCGCAGGTCCATACGTTTCCACATCGCGGATGTGGACGGCACCGGATCAGACCATCGGCGTGGAGTTGCGCGCATTGGCTCGTGCGTCCATGGCTGACTATCTCGATGATGAGATCTTAGAAATCACCGCGCAGGGCATGGACTTTTTCCATGACAACTTCGATTTCCCGTATCCCTGGGGCAAGTATGATTCCATCTTCGTGCCCGAGTACAACTTGGGCGCCATGGAAAACCCGGGTCTGGTGACGTTTACGGAGAAGTATCTGTTCCGCTCAGCCCCCACGCGGGCACAGCATGCGGCGCGCACGAATACGATCTTGCACGAGATGTCGCACATGTGGTTCGGAGATCTTGTGACCCCGCAGTGGTGGGATGACTTGTGGCTAAAGGAATCCTTTGCAGAATACATGGGAGCAGACGCGTCTGTGCATGCCACTAAATATGCGGAAGCGTGGACTAACTTTGCAGGTAGTCGCAAAAATTGGGCCTATAGCCAGGATCAGCTCCCAACGACGCACCCGATCAAGGCTGAGATCCCAGATGTAGACGCAGCGCGTCAAAATTTTGATGGCATTACTTATGCCAAGGGTGCGGCAGTTCTCAAACAGCTAGTGCACTACGTCGGCCGTGAGGAGTTTTATGCCGGGGCACGTGATTACTTCAAAGCGCATGCATTCGCTGCCGCGACATTTGATGATTTACTCGATGCCTTGGGCAACCATACCGACCGCGATCTGGATACCTGGTCCGATGCCTGGTTGAAGACGTCTGGCCCGGATACGCTCACCCCGAAGATCACGGTTCATAATGACACCATCGAGTCCTTGGAGGTTATAGCTTCGGCAGAGGGTGAGACCCGTCCACACCGCGTGAGCATTTCGCTTTTCGATGCCTCCCTCACCCGCACCACCATCTTCGATGTAGATATACCCGCAGGTAGCAGCACTACCACGATCTCGGAAGCACACGGAAAGCCTGCTCCATCCCTAGTGCTTGTCAATGATGGTGACCACACCTACGCCAAGGTGCGCTTTGACGACAACTCTTTAGAGACTGTGCGCGCACGCTTGAGTGAACTGCACGGCGGGGCAGAAGAAGAACTGTCGCGTGCCGTCATCTGGACTGCACTGTGGAATATGACAAGAGATGGTCAATGGGCCGCCAACGAATTCATCGATACGGTCTTGCAGCACGCACCACATGAGGACAATACCAATCTCATGGCTACTAACTTCGCAAATGCACGCTATGCGGTGGCGCATTTCTTGTCCGACGATCGCCGCGAAGCCAAACGCGCTGAGGTCGCTGATAAATTCTGGGCATTGCTCCAGGCAGCGGAGCCGGGTTCAGATGCGCAGTTAACGATTGCGCGATCAACTATCGCGGCGCTGGCATCGACCCCGGATGCATCTGGCACCTCGCGTCTCAACGACATGCTCCAGGAAGGCATCCGCGGGCTGCTCCTTAGCCCGGATCTGCGTTGGTCCATCATCCAGGCACTCGCCGCGCGTGATGCGCTACCGCAGGAGGTTTTGGAACAACAGCGCGAGGATGACAACACCTTAACTGGTGCAGCTGAGTACTTGGGCGCGAAATATGCCTACCCGGATCCCAAGCTTAAGCGCTATCTCTTCGATGAGGTGCGCATCCCACAGGCGCATTCCAATGCCGAAGTCTTACAATTGCTGGCTGCATTTAATGCACCGCGCGCAGCGGATCTCACCGAGGAATTCGCACCGGAGTTCTTCGAGGTGTTGGAATCTATTTGGTCGGAACATCCCATCGAAATTGCCAATCACATCGTGCGTGGTCTCTATCCACACCAGGAGATGGCTGTGGCTGCCACAAATAAATTCCTCAACAGCAATAAGGTTCCCGGTGCATTGCACCGAGTGCTTTTGGAATGTCAGGACACGGTGCGAAGGAATTTGCGCGTTCAACAAGCGCAGTAAGTGCCACACATTCGGACGACAAAAGCACGTGAAAGGTTGCGATAACTAGCCCACTTCGGTGGGCAGGAAAACCTAGTCCTTTGTTCAGAACCCCGAGATAATAGGTGAGGAAACACACCATGTTGTGGTGTGGAATATTTTCATCACAAGATTTCGGGGGGAATCGGCGATGGCCACTGACCGTGAGCCCACGGACGAAGAGCTAGTGGAAGCATTCCTGGACGGTGATCACAAAGCGTTTTCGACCATCGTGGAGCGCCACCGCGAGCAACTAATCTATGTTGCTAAGTCGTATACCAAGACAGAGACTGACGCCCAGGATATCGTGCAGGAAACATTCCTGAAAGCCAGTAATAAGCTGCACACTTTCCGGGCAGAGGCCAAGCTCTCGACCTGGCTTAACCGACTGGTGCGCAACTCGGGCTATGACTATATCCATCACCGCTCTAATGCCCAGCATCAATCCTTTGATGGGGAAGTGGATGCCGATCGAAATAGCTGGCTCGCGCATGAGCCGTTGATGGGCATTGATACTCGCTTGGATCTCCAAGACGCGTTGGAAAATCTGCGCCCGGAGCAACGGGAGGTATGGATGCTCACGGAAATCGGTGGGTATTCACTCAAAGACGTGGCAGGTCTGCAAGGTGTTGCAGAAGGAACGGTGAAGTCGCGTCGATCGCGGGCAAAAAGCGCACTGCGCTTGGCGATTGGCTAGTGACACCCATTGCGGCGGTAGAATCACTGTCACGATTGGATCACTACCAAGCCACCGGGGTTCGCGCAGTGAGTGGAATTCCTGCGCGAGAATCTTGCTGATTGACTTGGCATCCCGACTTGGTGGGCAGCGATGTGCGCAAGGAAATTAGTTCACGAGTCCTGCTGTTGATCCTAATGGCGACTATAATCGCCCGAGATAACGAATAGAGGAGTTAGTACATGACCATCCATGATGTCGCTATTGTTGGGTCCGGCCCAGCTGGCTACACCGCTGCACTTTATGCAGCACGCGCAGAGCTTAAGCCCATTGTTTTCGAGGGCTTTGAATACGGTGGCGAACTGATGAACACCACCGACGTGGAAAACTACCCAGGCTTCCAAAAAGGCATCATGGGTCCTGAGCTCATGGAAGAAATGCGCGCTCAAGCTACCCGATTCGGCGCTGACCTGCGCATGGAGATCGTGGACAAGGTGGAGCTAGAAGGCGACATCAAAAAGATTCATGTCGGCGACGAGGTCTTTGAGGCTCGCTCGGTCATCCTTGCGACCGGTGCTGCACCACGCCACTTGGGCGTGGAGGGTGAAGACACCTTAACTGGCCGCGGCGTGTCCACCTGTGCAACCTGTGATGGCTTCTTCTTCAAGGGCCACCACATTGCCGTTGTCGGTGGCGGCGATTCCGCGATGGAAGAAGCCACCTTCTTGACCAAGTTCGCAGAAACCGTGACTATTATTCACCGCCGCGAAGAGTTCCGCGCCTCCAAGATCATGTTGGAGCGCGCCCGCGCGAACCCACAGATCAAGTGGGAACTGAATAAGACCGTGGAAAAGGTTCTTGAGGTTGATGGCAAAGTCGGCGGCTTGGAGCTAAAGGACACCATCACCGGTGAGACCACCACGAAGGACTACACCGCGATGTTCGTCGCCATTGGCCACGATCCTCGCTCCGAGTTCCTTGATGGCCAGGTTGCAACCAATGAGGAAGGCTATGTCTTAGTCGATCAGCCATCGACACGCACCGATATCGATGGTGTCTTTGCCTGTGGCGACTTGGTCGATGACCACTACCGTCAGGCCATTACTGCTGCTGGCTCCGGTTGCCGCGCGGCAATCGATGCGGAACATTTCTTGGCAGCACAGCGTTAGGAATAGTATGAGCAACGTAATTGACGTAACCAAAGACACCTTCCGCAGCGAAGTCATTGACTCCGACAAGCTCGTGGTCGTTGATTTCTGGGCTGAATGGTGTGGCCCTTGTAAGAAGCTGTCGCCACTGCTGGATGAAATCGCCGAGGAAATTGGCGATGAAGTCACGATTGCCAAGATCAACGTCGATGAAGAGCGTGAATTGGGCGCCATGTTCCAGGTCATGTCCATCCCATCGGTCTTGATGTTCAAAAACGGTGAAAAGGTCGATGAATTCATCGGTCTGCAGCCGAAGCCAGCAATTACTTCCAAGATTCAGGCACAGCTGCAGTAAATTCACTCGGTCGCGGCGGCTCGTGTCTGCCACCGACCGTAAAGTGAGTTTAAAAGTGTCTACTAGTTCTCTGACGCCGAGGTTTTTAGCTCCCGCTAAGACCTCGGTGTCTTCGTATTTGTGCAGGTTATTCCGTGTATTGTGGCATAGACCGGATCTGGTGGCGGTCGTGATCAGTTTGTTACCGTCGATCGCTGATGTTTCCACTGATGTTCGTGTGAAATGGCGTATTCTCAATTTGTCACACTAGAGTGGAATGTAGATAAATTGTCAAAGAATAAAAGTTTTTACTGAAATGGCTATGAGTTTTAGAAAGGGGGACGAAGTGGACCGAATCCTTCAGGTTGGGGATCGCAGTGCCCGCGTCGCCGAAGCACGGGCTACGCTCGCGCGCCTCGGAATGTTGTCGAACTATACTGGCGATGTGTCCGATTGGAAGCGTCAAAAATTCTCCGAAGAAGATAAGCACTTCGACTCCGAGCTTTCCGACATCATCAAGGCATTTCAGCAGTCCCGCGGCATCATTCCTTCCGGCAATATCGATGATTTAACCCTGCGTGAGCTGCGCCAGGCTTCATATAAATTGGGCAACCGGGTATTAAGCTACCAACCCAATAATGAGCTGGTTGGCGATGATGTTTCGCAGTTGCAAAAGCAGCTGCAGGAGCTTGGTTTTTACATGGCGCGTATCGATGGCCATTTTGGCTCCTTTACCCACGCTGCACTGTTGGAATACCAGCTTAATTACGGTCTTCAGCAAGATGGCGTATGCGGGCCGGCCACTATTCGCGCGCTGAGCCTGCTGGGTCGCCGCATCACCGGTGGCTCCGCGCATAACATCCAAGAGCGTGAGCGCGTGCGCAATGCTGGCCCAAAGTTGGCCGGCAAGCGCGTCGTCATCGATCCAGGCTTGGGCGGTTCCAATAAGGGACAGCTGGTCAAGGGCCGCTACGGGCAGATTTCCGAAGAGGAAATCTTGTGGGATCTCGCCGAGCGTCTTGCTGGGCGCATGATTGCGGCCGGCATGGAAATCATCTACTCGCGCACCCGCGGGGATGATCCATCGAACAAAGAGCGCGCAGAGATCGCGAATGCTTTCGACGCAGACTTGGTCATCTCCCTCTCGTGCGATCAGTACCCGAATGAGAAGGCGAATGGCACCGCCACCTTCTACTTCGGCTCAGAGCTGGGCAGTACCTCGTTGATCGGGGAAAACCTCTCAGGCTACATTCAGCGCGAGATTGTGGCACGTACCAAGCTGGGCAATAACAATAACCATGCCCGCACCTGGGAGCTTTTGCGCATGACACGCATGCCTG from Corynebacterium ammoniagenes DSM 20306 harbors:
- a CDS encoding N-acetylmuramoyl-L-alanine amidase; this encodes MAMSFRKGDEVDRILQVGDRSARVAEARATLARLGMLSNYTGDVSDWKRQKFSEEDKHFDSELSDIIKAFQQSRGIIPSGNIDDLTLRELRQASYKLGNRVLSYQPNNELVGDDVSQLQKQLQELGFYMARIDGHFGSFTHAALLEYQLNYGLQQDGVCGPATIRALSLLGRRITGGSAHNIQERERVRNAGPKLAGKRVVIDPGLGGSNKGQLVKGRYGQISEEEILWDLAERLAGRMIAAGMEIIYSRTRGDDPSNKERAEIANAFDADLVISLSCDQYPNEKANGTATFYFGSELGSTSLIGENLSGYIQREIVARTKLGNNNNHARTWELLRMTRMPVVQVVLGYLTNPDDVAVLTNPSSRDDIAESIVVAVKRLYLLDDDDAPTGTYNFAELLRAEQSQ
- a CDS encoding arginase family protein; protein product: MSHTTNGKSLRVVFPQWQACGVDYAAEFTGDLQRESVRHGYEVGPTILNAIFPGEADETVVVPVVGYDTGVDRGIESRSAVLENLRAATARIAEQDPDRITTFGGDCSVAVPSVAHLAAKYDDDLAIIWLDSHPDCSTPGGNYQGYHDMALAHLTGHGDEELLKELPQTISPERVLLAGTHSWNDDEYENVQEWVIKLLSPDELRSSPEAVVEWLKATGCSKFVLHVDVDSIDSAEYHLGMGAESGGLTKNQVQAIISAVSTQQDIELVGFNLAEFIPRQVLAIQEVVKDVPLL
- a CDS encoding MerR family transcriptional regulator, which codes for MRIGELSDLTGVSPRSLRYYEEQGLLVSTRTSGGQRVYPDSAVDRVNRIQALYQAGLNSSTIYEILPCMRDSDGYPSEIADEQLTKDLHRERDRILQQIAAQKETLKALDQVIRNADLDRTKQ
- the trxB gene encoding thioredoxin-disulfide reductase — its product is MTIHDVAIVGSGPAGYTAALYAARAELKPIVFEGFEYGGELMNTTDVENYPGFQKGIMGPELMEEMRAQATRFGADLRMEIVDKVELEGDIKKIHVGDEVFEARSVILATGAAPRHLGVEGEDTLTGRGVSTCATCDGFFFKGHHIAVVGGGDSAMEEATFLTKFAETVTIIHRREEFRASKIMLERARANPQIKWELNKTVEKVLEVDGKVGGLELKDTITGETTTKDYTAMFVAIGHDPRSEFLDGQVATNEEGYVLVDQPSTRTDIDGVFACGDLVDDHYRQAITAAGSGCRAAIDAEHFLAAQR
- the pepN gene encoding aminopeptidase N — protein: MSQANLTHTEAQFRAQALTLSTYYLHLDLSQAADHDQKTYPVTSRIEFTTAEPDLFLDYLGAEVASITVNDSPVEVDFRDGRIYLRNLPTDQPVTVDIASSSNFSRSGQGLHRMLDTADGKTYLYSHLEPSDARRIFPCFEQPDLKARFHVKLSASADWAILSNQPEVSRKTIAAEGGEVATVEFAPSPPLSTYLTSFAAGPYVSTSRMWTAPDQTIGVELRALARASMADYLDDEILEITAQGMDFFHDNFDFPYPWGKYDSIFVPEYNLGAMENPGLVTFTEKYLFRSAPTRAQHAARTNTILHEMSHMWFGDLVTPQWWDDLWLKESFAEYMGADASVHATKYAEAWTNFAGSRKNWAYSQDQLPTTHPIKAEIPDVDAARQNFDGITYAKGAAVLKQLVHYVGREEFYAGARDYFKAHAFAAATFDDLLDALGNHTDRDLDTWSDAWLKTSGPDTLTPKITVHNDTIESLEVIASAEGETRPHRVSISLFDASLTRTTIFDVDIPAGSSTTTISEAHGKPAPSLVLVNDGDHTYAKVRFDDNSLETVRARLSELHGGAEEELSRAVIWTALWNMTRDGQWAANEFIDTVLQHAPHEDNTNLMATNFANARYAVAHFLSDDRREAKRAEVADKFWALLQAAEPGSDAQLTIARSTIAALASTPDASGTSRLNDMLQEGIRGLLLSPDLRWSIIQALAARDALPQEVLEQQREDDNTLTGAAEYLGAKYAYPDPKLKRYLFDEVRIPQAHSNAEVLQLLAAFNAPRAADLTEEFAPEFFEVLESIWSEHPIEIANHIVRGLYPHQEMAVAATNKFLNSNKVPGALHRVLLECQDTVRRNLRVQQAQ
- a CDS encoding VOC family protein, giving the protein MSVKSYTYISFPGTAKEAFEYYHSLFGGDLTMLTYGEFPADKVDEFPFEINPDAVANATLDSGVVSIAGGDAMEESAPGLDGTPYSLLLICDDETEARDYWEKFISTGGEVVLPLEIAPWGELYGHVRDRFGISWAINSSVNPS
- a CDS encoding YceI family protein, translating into MSNFTGSYTLDPAHTVIGFVARHAMVTKVRGKFNDWDAKIEVADTPADSTIEVVIKTASVDTGNADRDAHVRGDDFFNSEEFPEMTFKATDFNIDENGDGTLTGDLTIRETTKSVTLDIETEGIAEDPFGNTRVGFEAKTSINRTEFGLNFNAPLNTGGVLVSEKITIEIEGSAIKNS
- a CDS encoding NADH:flavin oxidoreductase; this encodes MSGFNLSISSTERKTELLFDQVDIGSLKLKNRAVLAPMTRISADADGCVNEQMLTYYSRFAAGGFGLIITEGSYIDTAESQTYLHQPGMATPKHVEAWRALVSALHTEGAAVVAQLQHSGPQSQGNPHSQRLFAPSNIPARGEQLSMYRGEGPYVVPQEMTQEDIDNVQQAFVDSALRARDAGFDGVELHGANGYLIDAFLTDYLNQRTDHYGGNPSNRVRFAVETAQRVRAAVGEDFLVGIRISQGKVSDAHHRWAGGVDEALTIFGSLAQSGVDYIHTTEWKAEAPAFPDEDERSLAALAKQAAPNLTVIANGHIDTGESATSLLRRGDADLVAIGKAALANPDWPIRVHDGIEVDAPFAPAATGGLATIKEAELLQPLHTS
- the trxA gene encoding thioredoxin yields the protein MSNVIDVTKDTFRSEVIDSDKLVVVDFWAEWCGPCKKLSPLLDEIAEEIGDEVTIAKINVDEERELGAMFQVMSIPSVLMFKNGEKVDEFIGLQPKPAITSKIQAQLQ
- a CDS encoding RNA polymerase sigma factor — encoded protein: MATDREPTDEELVEAFLDGDHKAFSTIVERHREQLIYVAKSYTKTETDAQDIVQETFLKASNKLHTFRAEAKLSTWLNRLVRNSGYDYIHHRSNAQHQSFDGEVDADRNSWLAHEPLMGIDTRLDLQDALENLRPEQREVWMLTEIGGYSLKDVAGLQGVAEGTVKSRRSRAKSALRLAIG